In a genomic window of Sulfuriferula nivalis:
- a CDS encoding (2Fe-2S) ferredoxin domain-containing protein → MTYFKHHVFFCTNERDDGAKCCGASGGQAMRDYTKKKIKALDMNGEGKCRINSAGCMDRCSEGPLLVVYPEATWYTYVDEEDIDEIITEHLQNGRVVDRLLLK, encoded by the coding sequence ATGACTTATTTTAAACACCATGTATTTTTTTGCACCAATGAACGCGACGATGGCGCAAAGTGTTGTGGCGCATCGGGTGGGCAGGCGATGCGGGATTACACCAAAAAGAAAATCAAAGCGCTGGATATGAATGGCGAGGGTAAATGCCGTATTAACAGCGCAGGATGTATGGACAGATGCAGCGAAGGTCCATTGCTGGTGGTGTATCCGGAAGCCACTTGGTACACCTATGTGGATGAAGAAGACATAGATGAAATTATCACTGAACATTTGCAAAATGGACGCGTGGTGGACAGGCTGCTGCTTAAATGA
- a CDS encoding alkaline phosphatase family protein, giving the protein MKLPALKKICLALSAASLLLSVLPAQATPSKANAHNVIIFVWDGLRPDSVTAADTPNLLRMRSAGVNFSANHATYPTFTMMNAASFATGSFPEHTGFYGNTVWRAGATGKDAHGKPVDFQQPIFTEDYGILDDINAYYSNQLLMVGTLFQAAQASGITTAAIGKSGPAYLQDFKRGGLLLDERTVMPLSLAQELQAAGVALPKTATITDANATLALAPNNGDPTASTPVAKLDDKVTTDPTNGSGSPYKNANAYMMHAYLNQILPMHQPKLSLIWLRNPDSTEHNYGPGTANYHDALRAQDQLLGDLQARLKALRMASATDIVVVSDHGHSTVAGDADWFPLRVVADGKPGQTSELAYSVSGDVRTADLLTRAGFTAYDGKGCVLDPVMSGIRADNTPVYATQTDNDGSVCGKAGQKYTTGNFKVPAELPVDKHPIVIAANGGSDYLYLPDHDAATVAKVVRYVQSRPEYGAIFADSRYGQLPGTLPLQAVHLENTAGRNPDLIVSFNFNEKAVVQGMPGTEYESAGNNRGMHGSFSPIDVHNTFIAYGPDFRRSYLDKYPSGNVDLAPTIAHIMGLNLAGEGHDGRVLLEALRTAKNFKPKVTQHVMSSTKADDLTIVYPTDPDGKDINNAQHHYHVELSTHTLYENGKPYTYFDSAKAIRN; this is encoded by the coding sequence ATGAAGCTACCCGCCCTGAAAAAAATATGTTTAGCCCTGTCTGCCGCCAGCTTGTTGCTGAGTGTGCTGCCTGCTCAGGCAACGCCAAGCAAAGCTAACGCCCACAATGTCATTATTTTCGTATGGGATGGTTTACGTCCTGACTCGGTGACTGCGGCCGACACCCCGAATCTGTTGCGTATGCGTAGCGCAGGCGTGAATTTCAGTGCTAACCATGCAACTTACCCGACCTTTACCATGATGAATGCGGCGAGTTTTGCCACTGGTAGTTTCCCTGAGCATACCGGGTTCTACGGCAATACCGTTTGGCGTGCTGGTGCTACGGGCAAGGATGCGCATGGCAAGCCGGTTGATTTTCAGCAGCCGATATTTACCGAAGATTACGGCATCCTCGATGACATCAATGCCTATTACAGCAACCAGCTGTTGATGGTGGGCACGCTGTTCCAGGCTGCGCAGGCCAGCGGCATCACGACGGCCGCCATCGGCAAGTCGGGCCCAGCTTATTTGCAGGATTTCAAACGCGGCGGTTTGTTGCTCGATGAACGCACGGTCATGCCGCTAAGTCTGGCGCAGGAATTACAGGCGGCTGGCGTTGCCTTGCCAAAAACAGCCACAATAACCGATGCCAATGCTACGTTGGCGCTAGCGCCCAACAACGGTGACCCAACCGCATCCACTCCCGTTGCGAAACTGGATGACAAAGTCACAACCGACCCGACCAATGGTAGTGGCTCTCCGTACAAGAATGCAAATGCTTACATGATGCACGCGTATCTCAATCAAATCCTGCCTATGCATCAGCCCAAACTGAGCCTGATCTGGTTGCGTAATCCAGACTCTACCGAACACAATTACGGTCCGGGCACTGCCAATTACCACGATGCGCTGCGTGCACAGGATCAGCTACTGGGCGACCTGCAGGCCAGACTCAAGGCGCTGCGCATGGCAAGCGCTACCGATATCGTGGTGGTCTCCGATCACGGTCACAGCACGGTTGCTGGCGATGCTGACTGGTTCCCTTTGCGCGTAGTCGCAGACGGCAAACCAGGTCAAACCAGCGAGCTGGCCTACTCGGTATCGGGTGATGTGCGTACTGCTGATTTACTAACGCGTGCAGGTTTCACCGCTTATGACGGCAAAGGCTGCGTGCTGGATCCAGTGATGTCTGGCATACGCGCCGACAACACACCCGTTTATGCCACACAAACAGATAATGATGGCAGTGTATGCGGCAAAGCTGGACAGAAATACACCACTGGCAACTTCAAGGTGCCTGCGGAGTTGCCTGTGGACAAACACCCGATAGTCATTGCTGCAAACGGCGGCAGCGACTACCTGTACTTGCCCGACCACGATGCAGCTACTGTGGCAAAGGTGGTGCGTTATGTGCAATCGCGTCCTGAATACGGTGCGATATTTGCAGATAGCCGCTATGGCCAATTACCTGGCACGCTGCCACTGCAAGCTGTGCATCTGGAAAATACTGCTGGCCGCAATCCTGACCTGATCGTGAGCTTCAACTTCAATGAAAAAGCCGTTGTCCAAGGCATGCCAGGTACCGAATATGAAAGTGCGGGCAATAATCGCGGCATGCATGGCAGCTTCAGCCCGATAGACGTGCATAACACCTTCATCGCTTACGGTCCAGATTTCCGTCGCAGCTATCTTGATAAATATCCAAGTGGCAACGTTGATCTGGCACCGACAATTGCCCATATCATGGGACTGAATCTGGCAGGTGAAGGACACGATGGCCGCGTCCTGCTGGAAGCGCTACGCACTGCGAAGAATTTCAAACCCAAGGTTACGCAGCACGTCATGTCGTCGACCAAGGCTGATGATTTGACTATCGTTTACCCAACTGACCCTGATGGCAAGGACATCAATAATGCGCAACATCATTATCACGTCGAACTGAGTACACACACCTTGTACGAAAATGGCAAACCTTATACTTACTTCGATAGTGCCAAGGCTATCCGTAATTGA
- a CDS encoding ABC transporter permease yields MNYFTHPQFSWRFIPVWRRNFLVWKKLAGSSILGNLADPMFYMLGFGYGLGSLIPQVGGASYMTFLAAGTICYSTMNSATFEVLYSGFSRMHVQKTWEAILNAPLTLDDVMLAELTWGASKSLLSGIAILAVIWALGLQQSWMLSLWVMPVVILIGLTFSAMGLVMTAVSPSYDFFMYYFTLVITPMVLLCGVFYPVERMPEILQNVAAVLPLSHAIDLVRPLILGHVPAAIFTHVAALLAWTTVSYWLAVGLTRRRILK; encoded by the coding sequence ATGAACTATTTTACTCACCCACAATTCTCCTGGCGCTTTATCCCAGTTTGGCGACGTAACTTTCTGGTCTGGAAGAAACTGGCAGGCTCCAGCATCCTCGGTAACTTGGCTGATCCCATGTTTTACATGCTGGGTTTTGGTTATGGACTGGGCAGCCTGATTCCGCAAGTTGGTGGCGCGAGTTACATGACTTTTCTGGCGGCGGGTACAATCTGTTACTCGACCATGAACAGCGCAACGTTTGAAGTGCTGTATTCAGGTTTCTCGCGTATGCACGTACAAAAAACCTGGGAGGCCATACTCAATGCGCCGCTCACATTAGATGATGTGATGCTGGCAGAACTCACATGGGGTGCGTCCAAGAGCCTGCTCTCTGGTATCGCCATACTGGCCGTGATTTGGGCGTTGGGTTTGCAACAAAGCTGGATGCTGAGTTTGTGGGTGATGCCCGTGGTGATATTGATCGGCCTGACGTTCTCGGCGATGGGTTTGGTGATGACCGCCGTTTCGCCCAGCTATGACTTTTTCATGTATTACTTCACTCTGGTGATTACACCCATGGTGTTGTTGTGCGGTGTGTTCTACCCCGTTGAGCGTATGCCTGAAATTTTGCAAAACGTTGCAGCGGTGTTGCCGCTGTCGCACGCGATCGACCTCGTGCGACCGCTGATACTGGGACATGTTCCTGCCGCAATTTTTACTCACGTCGCTGCATTGCTGGCCTGGACGACTGTTAGCTACTGGCTCGCAGTGGGGCTGACACGGCGACGGATATTGAAATAA
- a CDS encoding alpha/beta hydrolase, protein MKRSKLRIKSAIGYIETLVNDPGERRRGLAFIAHPHPLHGGTMDNKVVLSMAQTCYEQDYVAVRPNFRGVGSSDGEYTGGIGETEDMLELIAFVRGHYDADLPIVLAGFSFGGYVQHRVAQQLDVSKLILIGPAVNLYEFGSVPANTSVIHGINDEVVPYADAQAWAHNQHINFQTIDDTGHFFHGKLAELKSAVLAACQS, encoded by the coding sequence ATGAAACGTTCCAAACTTCGTATCAAATCTGCTATCGGTTATATAGAAACGCTGGTCAATGATCCTGGTGAGCGTCGGCGCGGCCTGGCATTCATTGCGCATCCCCATCCGCTGCATGGCGGCACGATGGATAACAAAGTGGTGTTGAGCATGGCGCAAACTTGCTATGAGCAAGATTATGTTGCTGTCCGCCCGAATTTTCGCGGCGTGGGTAGCTCCGATGGTGAATACACAGGCGGCATAGGTGAAACCGAAGATATGCTGGAACTCATTGCTTTTGTGCGTGGGCATTATGATGCTGACTTACCCATTGTGCTGGCTGGTTTTTCATTTGGGGGTTACGTGCAACACCGCGTGGCGCAGCAACTGGATGTAAGTAAACTCATCCTTATTGGCCCTGCGGTAAATTTATATGAATTTGGCAGCGTGCCTGCCAATACCAGCGTCATCCATGGTATCAACGACGAAGTTGTGCCTTATGCTGATGCGCAAGCATGGGCGCATAATCAGCACATTAATTTTCAAACTATCGATGACACCGGTCATTTTTTTCATGGCAAATTAGCCGAACTCAAGTCAGCGGTACTCGCAGCATGTCAATCATAA
- a CDS encoding Lon protease family protein produces MALSKLLPSQLRLTLNADKLGFATTVELVDETLPWIGQERAEKAAHFGLSIDQPGYNLFVLGEVGSGRSSLLEAAMHAAAAKRSPPPDLCYLHHFDVPENPIALRLPAGQGRILRDMMAALIQLLQVEIPRRLAGPEFNAENERIQQTYKDEEAIAYAELSAFAAARHFTLHREDGRLIFTLLDADGHAMTEADMLALSAERKIELDRDEQLLRVEIARFLEKMRPKERANKEALIQFKRHLIKPMLDHELQQIRMAMKQQIMDVGKLGRYLDAVAQDVLYQLELFGSEDIAVQAELLEAMLAYRVNLVVDNSELNGAPALVEDNPLFRSLFGSIEYQVENDVLMTDFSRIRAGSLLRAHGGFLLLHLRDLFGDPLVWEKLRRFLRSGRLQIEEPGTQYSPNPAVSLTPEAVDVAVKIILIGTREHYYELQEDDPEFGRYFRIKVDFAESFKAGVSTHHDSAIFIAHTCRRLGLPHFSAAAVARLLEEMHREADDQTRLYAIFAYLEQLVVESGTVAQGKIVQREDVEAALQAKTWRHDYPDQRLHESIAEGELLISVQGERVGHINGLTQIDQGDHRFGLPVVISARTFPGKDGLINIEREVEMSGPIHDKGVFILQNYFASLFAHLGPLSVDGALVFEQEYHGVEGDSASCAEFYALISSLSGLPIRQGIAVTGALNQFGEVLPIGGLNEKIEGFFQVCQEAGLDGSQGIILPARNRPHLMLSHAVITAVEQGQFHIHVIDHVTDGLDLLMGHPEGELDETGIYTNNSVLGRAQKTLMRFHRLCNPDDATKPDAKSRHKALA; encoded by the coding sequence ATGGCGCTTTCCAAACTACTACCATCACAACTCCGCTTAACGCTTAATGCAGACAAACTGGGGTTTGCCACCACAGTAGAATTAGTTGATGAAACACTGCCGTGGATAGGTCAGGAACGCGCGGAGAAAGCTGCCCACTTCGGTCTTTCGATAGATCAGCCGGGCTACAATTTATTCGTGTTAGGTGAGGTCGGTAGCGGACGATCATCATTGCTGGAAGCAGCCATGCATGCTGCTGCAGCCAAACGCTCGCCACCGCCCGATTTATGCTACTTGCATCATTTCGACGTACCTGAGAATCCCATCGCACTCCGCTTACCTGCTGGCCAAGGCCGCATATTGCGCGACATGATGGCAGCACTGATACAACTGCTACAAGTGGAAATCCCCCGACGTCTGGCAGGCCCGGAATTCAATGCAGAAAATGAACGCATACAGCAGACATATAAAGATGAAGAAGCAATTGCCTATGCTGAACTGTCTGCATTTGCAGCAGCACGCCATTTCACGTTGCATCGTGAAGACGGACGTCTGATTTTTACCTTGCTGGATGCCGACGGGCACGCCATGACCGAAGCAGATATGCTCGCACTGTCAGCCGAACGCAAAATCGAACTTGACCGCGATGAACAACTGCTGCGCGTAGAGATCGCACGCTTTCTGGAGAAAATGCGCCCTAAAGAACGTGCAAATAAGGAAGCGCTGATCCAATTCAAACGCCATTTAATTAAACCCATGCTGGATCATGAGCTACAGCAGATACGCATGGCGATGAAGCAGCAGATTATGGATGTGGGCAAACTGGGGCGCTATCTTGATGCGGTTGCCCAAGACGTGCTGTATCAGCTCGAATTATTCGGCTCCGAAGATATCGCCGTGCAAGCAGAATTGCTGGAGGCCATGCTGGCTTACCGCGTAAATCTGGTGGTAGACAATAGCGAATTGAATGGTGCACCCGCGCTGGTCGAAGATAACCCGCTGTTTCGCTCGCTATTTGGCAGTATAGAATATCAGGTCGAAAACGACGTGCTGATGACGGATTTTTCCCGCATACGCGCAGGCAGCCTGTTACGTGCGCATGGCGGATTTTTGTTGCTGCATCTGCGTGATCTGTTTGGCGACCCGCTGGTATGGGAAAAACTGCGACGATTCTTGCGCAGCGGACGCTTGCAGATTGAAGAACCCGGCACGCAATATTCACCCAACCCGGCAGTATCACTCACACCCGAAGCAGTCGATGTCGCTGTAAAAATCATCCTGATCGGGACGCGCGAGCATTATTACGAACTACAAGAAGACGACCCTGAATTCGGCCGCTATTTCCGCATCAAAGTAGATTTTGCTGAAAGCTTCAAAGCCGGAGTAAGCACCCATCACGACAGCGCCATTTTTATTGCACACACCTGTCGCCGCCTGGGTTTGCCGCATTTTTCCGCAGCAGCAGTTGCCCGACTACTGGAAGAAATGCACCGTGAAGCGGACGACCAGACCCGACTCTATGCCATATTCGCTTATCTGGAACAGCTGGTGGTTGAAAGCGGCACCGTAGCTCAAGGTAAAATTGTACAGCGCGAGGATGTCGAGGCTGCGCTACAGGCCAAAACATGGCGCCATGACTATCCTGATCAGCGCCTGCACGAATCCATCGCCGAGGGTGAATTACTGATTAGCGTACAAGGCGAACGCGTAGGCCACATTAACGGCCTCACCCAGATAGACCAGGGCGACCACCGTTTCGGACTGCCCGTCGTTATCTCCGCGCGTACCTTTCCCGGCAAGGATGGCCTCATCAATATAGAACGTGAAGTAGAAATGTCCGGCCCCATCCACGACAAAGGCGTCTTTATACTGCAAAACTATTTTGCCAGCCTGTTCGCCCATCTCGGCCCGCTCTCAGTCGATGGTGCACTGGTTTTTGAACAGGAATACCACGGCGTAGAAGGCGATTCGGCTTCATGCGCTGAATTTTATGCGTTGATATCCAGCCTGTCCGGCTTACCCATCCGTCAAGGCATTGCCGTCACAGGCGCGCTCAATCAATTCGGCGAAGTCCTGCCCATAGGCGGCTTGAATGAAAAAATAGAAGGGTTTTTCCAAGTCTGTCAGGAAGCAGGGCTGGACGGCAGCCAGGGCATCATCCTCCCGGCTCGCAACCGCCCGCATCTCATGTTAAGCCATGCAGTCATAACCGCAGTTGAACAAGGCCAATTCCATATCCATGTAATCGACCACGTCACCGATGGGCTAGACCTACTGATGGGCCACCCCGAAGGCGAACTCGACGAGACCGGCATTTACACCAACAACAGCGTACTCGGCCGCGCACAAAAAACATTGATGCGCTTTCACCGCCTGTGCAATCCGGATGACGCAACCAAACCCGATGCCAAGTCACGGCATAAGGCGCTGGCATAG
- a CDS encoding autotransporter outer membrane beta-barrel domain-containing protein has translation MTLSFFKNLLVSSTLLLGGVESTWADTNYNFVFSGNNIISGGPVDTVNGVFTVNSGTITAILGNVYYMGTSYVITGLSNIYGIQNNWLGSPLYLNSQGVAFTTSNGGGTMNISYDSGTSSYLLNPFNLAGAAYGTLSISVLVSGPSTADTQASLDISAQRLRGIFNAAAISTNFANMNTYDCNLFDTKGMCISSGGRYTTVDNPNSSNTSAVVVIGYKATPNIRIGGFVNQNVSNNTPTGIKVSNKNPLMGVFAVWNQNADGLGLQVKVANAYQDKDVNITRDVIGTSEAGTGDTNLNIQSYVGELSYAFTFKDKTLLRPYFALRQTTIKQDAYTETGVTAPLSYATLKDRSTTALVGLKLNHTLTPKTTLTASLGIEQDLEHSVDQYIATSSSIANLTSENFNDSIKRLRPVASAGAYYAVSKTQRISGDVYYQQLPFQSTGSTTVYLSYMIGL, from the coding sequence ATGACCTTATCATTTTTTAAAAATCTGCTTGTTTCATCAACATTATTGTTAGGTGGAGTGGAGTCAACTTGGGCTGATACTAATTATAATTTTGTGTTTTCCGGTAACAATATTATTTCCGGTGGCCCCGTAGATACTGTCAATGGAGTATTTACTGTTAATAGTGGCACTATTACAGCGATTTTAGGGAACGTGTATTACATGGGGACCAGTTATGTCATCACGGGTCTTTCAAATATATATGGAATTCAAAATAATTGGCTAGGCAGTCCTCTGTATTTGAACTCTCAGGGGGTTGCGTTTACTACCTCCAATGGCGGAGGAACAATGAACATTAGTTACGATAGCGGAACTAGCTCTTACCTGTTGAATCCTTTTAATTTAGCGGGTGCAGCATATGGCACCCTTAGCATAAGTGTATTGGTTAGCGGCCCTTCTACCGCTGACACACAAGCATCACTCGATATTTCAGCGCAAAGATTACGTGGTATCTTCAACGCAGCCGCTATATCAACTAACTTCGCCAACATGAATACCTACGACTGTAACTTGTTTGATACTAAGGGTATGTGTATCTCTTCAGGTGGGCGTTACACAACAGTAGACAATCCAAATTCAAGTAATACCAGTGCTGTGGTGGTAATTGGTTATAAAGCCACACCCAACATCCGCATTGGTGGCTTCGTAAACCAGAATGTAAGTAACAACACACCTACGGGTATCAAGGTGTCTAATAAGAATCCATTGATGGGTGTATTTGCAGTATGGAATCAAAACGCTGATGGTTTAGGCCTCCAAGTAAAAGTGGCTAATGCTTACCAAGACAAAGATGTCAACATCACACGTGATGTGATTGGAACTTCAGAAGCTGGTACCGGTGACACTAACCTTAATATTCAAAGCTATGTCGGTGAATTAAGTTACGCATTTACCTTTAAAGATAAAACACTACTTCGCCCTTATTTTGCATTACGGCAAACTACCATAAAGCAAGATGCTTATACAGAAACAGGGGTTACAGCTCCTTTAAGCTACGCGACACTTAAAGACCGTTCAACAACAGCATTGGTTGGATTAAAGCTAAACCACACACTGACACCTAAAACCACCTTAACGGCAAGCCTTGGTATAGAGCAGGATTTAGAACATAGCGTTGACCAATATATCGCCACATCATCAAGCATTGCCAACCTGACGTCAGAGAACTTTAACGACAGTATTAAGCGTTTACGCCCAGTGGCTTCGGCTGGTGCTTATTACGCAGTGTCTAAAACGCAACGTATTTCAGGAGATGTTTATTACCAACAACTGCCATTCCAAAGCACGGGGTCAACTACTGTTTACCTCAGTTATATGATTGGACTTTAA
- a CDS encoding ATP-binding cassette domain-containing protein, translating to MSIIKVRHLAKKYGDNEVVRGLDLDIQRGECFGLLGPNGAGKTTTLKMLLGLVRPDTGEILILDEDISCHAREARLRIGVVPQMDNLDPDFSVAENLLIYGRYFGLSDAVINSRIPALLEFAGLTSKADAKITSLSGGMKRRLTLARALVNDPELIVLDEPTTGLDPQARHVIWQGLRRLIHQGKTILLTTHFMEEAERLCDNLVILDHGKVIAKGNPRDLIAAEIEPNVVEIYGETVEDWSRQHGEQWCARHEITGETLFCYTHDCIGLIEHLREQQALRYVQRPSNLEDVFLKFTGRELRDA from the coding sequence ATGTCAATCATAAAAGTACGTCATTTAGCCAAAAAATACGGTGACAACGAAGTAGTACGCGGCCTGGATCTGGATATCCAGCGCGGCGAATGTTTTGGCTTGCTTGGCCCCAATGGCGCAGGTAAAACCACTACGCTGAAAATGCTGCTCGGTCTGGTTCGTCCTGATACGGGCGAAATTTTAATTCTTGATGAAGATATCTCCTGTCACGCCCGCGAAGCGCGACTGCGTATCGGCGTAGTGCCGCAAATGGATAATCTTGATCCTGATTTCAGCGTGGCGGAAAATCTGCTGATATACGGGCGTTATTTTGGCCTGAGTGATGCGGTGATTAACAGTCGTATTCCCGCGTTACTGGAATTTGCGGGATTGACCAGCAAAGCTGATGCAAAAATCACTTCGCTATCAGGCGGGATGAAGCGCCGCCTTACGTTGGCACGTGCGCTGGTGAATGACCCTGAACTGATAGTGCTTGATGAACCGACGACAGGGCTGGATCCACAAGCACGGCACGTTATCTGGCAAGGGTTGCGCCGCTTGATACATCAAGGTAAAACCATCTTGCTCACCACTCACTTTATGGAAGAAGCTGAGCGCTTATGCGATAACCTGGTTATCCTCGATCACGGCAAAGTCATCGCCAAAGGCAATCCGCGTGATTTAATCGCGGCTGAAATTGAGCCTAATGTGGTGGAAATTTATGGCGAGACTGTCGAAGACTGGTCTCGGCAGCACGGTGAGCAATGGTGTGCCCGCCATGAAATCACGGGTGAAACGCTATTTTGCTACACGCATGACTGCATAGGGCTAATCGAACATTTGCGTGAGCAGCAAGCTTTACGCTATGTACAGCGCCCATCCAATCTGGAAGATGTTTTCTTAAAATTTACTGGACGTGAGTTACGCGACGCATGA